From the genome of Alcanivorax sp.:
CGCGGCTGTAGGAACCGGAAACAAAACGCAAGGCGTCCATGGGAATCATGGGGTCGCGGTCGCCGTTGCTGATTACACTCTCCCCACTGCAGGTGAGATCAGCCCAGGGGCTGATCAACACTGCACAGGAGGGTTGAGGCAAACCCAGCTCACGCAGACGTAACATGGTGACCAAAGACAAATTGCCACCGGCAGAATCCCCGGCAAAAACGATGTGAGCCGGATCGTAGCCCAGCGCCAGCAATGCCTTGTAGGCCTTCACGGCATCATCGATGGGTGCCGGGTAGGCCCAATCCGGTGGCTGGCGGTAATCCAGCGCCAGCACCTTGGCCCTGCAATACTGACTCATGCGCCAGGTCACTGCCCGATGGGAACGGGGTGAACCGAAAAAATAGGCGCCGCCATGGAAATACAGCACCACACGATTGGAACGCACGCCCCTGCCAGCGATCAGCCATTCACCGGGTACTCCGCCAACCAGCGCAGGAGAGATGTGCACATCGGAATGCACCGGTAGCGCCAAGGTCACGGTATCGAATCCCAGCTGGGAGAATTTCATGAAACGACGACTGAAACGAAGCCGGTTTACCACCGGCTTCACAAAGGTACGCAGGGTGCTGGTCACGAGCTTGCCCTGCCAGCTGTTACCTTCGAAACGGGTGTTGTTGTTTTTCTTCATTGCACACTACGCTCACTGGCCTGCTCTTCAGACTAAGTGGTCATCCTGCCGCTAACAAGCCACAATACGCACAGCTTTGTTGATGAAACGAGATCAGAGACCGGCTATGGAAAGTCTGCGACTGCGCTGGCGACATATTATCTTCGGCACCGACACACCGTCTGGCCAACTGTTCGATGTGATCCTGATTGTGGCGATCCTGGGGAGTGTGGTGGCCGTGATGCTGGACAGCGTCGCCAGCCTGCACAAGGACTATGGCACCTGGCTGTATGCAGCAGAATGGTTTTTCACCCTGCTGTTT
Proteins encoded in this window:
- a CDS encoding alpha/beta hydrolase — its product is MKKNNNTRFEGNSWQGKLVTSTLRTFVKPVVNRLRFSRRFMKFSQLGFDTVTLALPVHSDVHISPALVGGVPGEWLIAGRGVRSNRVVLYFHGGAYFFGSPRSHRAVTWRMSQYCRAKVLALDYRQPPDWAYPAPIDDAVKAYKALLALGYDPAHIVFAGDSAGGNLSLVTMLRLRELGLPQPSCAVLISPWADLTCSGESVISNGDRDPMIPMDALRFVSGSYSREHDPASPLISPVYADYTGLPPILLQVGSTEVLLSDAERVAEQARMAEVPCELQIWENMPHVFHALASFVPEAGRALQEIGAFVHDHLSQRDDEGHVRAHAQVVRGRQ